gggggggggggggggggggggggggggggggggggggggggggggggggggggggggggggggggggggggggggggggggggggggggggggggggggggggggggggggggggggggggggggggggggggggggggggggggggggggggggggggggggggggggggggggggggggggggggggggggggggggggggggggggggggggggggggggggggggggggggggggggggggggggggggggggggggggggggggggggggggggggggggggggggggggggggggggggggggggggggggggggggggggggggggggggggggggggggggggggggggggggggggcccggcggGGTTCCGGCTGTGGGGAGGCATGGAGCCATCGCTGAGGGCGGAGCGGAGTGGGGCGGGGCGGGAGGCTGAAGGGGCCGGGCCCGCCGGCTATGGGGAGGCATGGAGCCGTCGCTGAGGGCGGTGGAGCGGGGCGGAGCggagctggaaggggctgggcCCGATGGGGTTCCGGCTGTGGGGAGGATGGAGCCATCGCTGAGGGCGGCGGAGCGGGGCGGCCGCTTCCGCGCCAGCGGTACGGATGGGGTTGCCGTCCTCCGTCCTTCCCTTCAGAGCCCCGGCGGAGCGCAGCACGACCGCGGGGActttccctgcccagagcagctggaacgGGGGGAAGGGGTGAAGCTGAGGAGGGCATAAAGCACCGTGCGGACCGTCTGGCTTGCCCCTTGGGCGGGGTGCGGGTTCCCTCTTTGCGgcgggggctggggggggggggggggggggggggggggggggggggggggcggggtcTGCCCCTGACGCCCCGCTGCTCTCCCGCCCCGCAGAGCACCAGCATGTTCGGTACAACCCGCTGCGGGACGACTGGGTGCTGGTGTCGGCCCACCGGGTAAAGCGCCCTTGGCAGGGTCAGCTGGAGAAGCCGCCCCCCGAGGATGTGCCCCGCTGGGACCCCAAGAaccccctctgccctggggccACCCGGGCCAACGGCGAGGTAGCACCAGGGACACGGGGACCCGGGCTCCCCCTGCCACCCCGTCCTGCCTTGATACCGTCTCTCGCCCCGGCAGGTGAACCCCAACTACGAGGGTACTTTCGTCTTCCCAAATGACTTCCCTGCGCTGCAGCCTGATGCTCCAGAGCCTGGTAACTTTGGGGAGtggagcaggctgctggggaCGCCCCGACTTGAGTCCtagggctgctgcagggtggcCTGGAGAGGCTTGGGTTCTGCCTCAGCACCTTCTCTCTGCCCAccctctgtccttccccagaTGACAGTGATCACCCCTTGTTTCGAGCTGCCCCAGCCCGGGGTGTGTGGTAAGTACCTACATGGCCCCAACGGGTTTGGGACACACTTTGTCAAGAGCCTGTGGAATGGTGCTGGACTGGGCCTGCTACCCTCATGTGGTGCCTATTTCTGTACACAcctgctcagttttggggtcGTTCTGGCGGTTTTGGCCCTGTCCTTTGTCCCTGCATCCAGCAAAGCTGTGGGGGTCTCTGGAGACACCCGCAGTTACAGCTATGCGTGTTTCCCCTACAGCAAAGTGATGTGTTTCCACCCCTGGTCGGACCTGACGCTGCCCCTCATGTCCCTGCCAGAGATCCGGGCTGTCATCGATGCATGGGCAGAGCTGGCCACTGAGCTGGGAGCGTCCTACCCCTGGGTGCAGGTGTGGGGCTGGTGGGTGAAGGTGGGAGGCCAGCACTGGGTGCTCTGGCCGTACTTGGGGTTGGGAGCATCCTAGTTGTGTGTGGGTCTCCCGTTTTTTGCCCTTTGAGCCTTGGTGCCCTCCTGAGCTTTTCCATGTGGGTGTGAGGCTCTGTTCTCCTGCCGgttgtttccctgctgtgctgggaacacCAGGACAGCCTGCAGTGGGAGCCTTGGCTGGAACCTGCTGGCTGcacctcttcctcttcccttaGATCTTCGAGAACAAGGGAGCGATGATGGGCTGCTCCAACCCGCACCCGCACTGCCAGGTGAGGTTGTCCCACCTGTGACCTGGCTAAACTACAAGTCCCTGTGGTGACCCTACAACAAACCCTGAGGGCAGATGTGAACGGTAATCGCCCTGCCCTGGTCCcaaggtttttttgcagtgagGATACATACCCCTGTGTCTGTCGTGTCACCTCCCCTCTGAGGACCGTCCCTTGTGGCTGCCACATGCCAGACTCTCCacctggtggcagcagggagctccagATGGGCAGCGTCACTTAGGGGTACGAGCCCCTCAGTCCTGTGCCCCAATGTCCCTCCAGGTGTGGGCCAGCAGCTTCCTCCCGAACGAGGCGTGCCTGGAGGACCGGACCCAGCGCCAGCACCTGAGCCAGCACGGCATTCCCATGCTGCTGGAGTATGCGGAGCAGGAGGCTGGCCGAAAGGTAGAGGCATGGGTGTTGTCTCTATCCCCTCCCTGGGAGCTAGTTGTGTGCTGGGGTGGGCTCTCCAACCCTCAGGAGCTGGACTCTAGGAGTGCCCTGGGGCATTGGGACTGCTTTTGTCCTCATCAAGCACAGCGTGTGACACCcccctgctggggacagagtggctggacaATGGTCAGGCAAAAAGGGATAtgggggtgctggttgacagctgactgaacatgagcctgtagtgtgcccaggtggccaagaaggccgATGACACCTGGACTGTATCAGGAATAGTGCAatcagcaggaccagggaagtCATTCTTCCCCCATATTTGGCACTGGCGAGGCTGCACCTTAAATGCTGTGCCAATTCTGGGCCTCCCGATTTAGGAAGGGTATGGAGATGATAAAATTCATCTGGACGAGGGTAGCAAGACTGGTGAAACATCTGGAACACAAGCCCTATGaagaacagctgagggagctgggggtatTTAACCTGGAAAAAAGGGTGGCTTGgaggagaccttatcactctctacagctccctgtAAGGAGGTTTTAGTCAGTGGGGGGTTGGTCTTTTCTGCCAGGCAACCAGTGACAAGACAAGACTTCCAGGGGAAGTTTGgctagatattaggaaaaaattcttccctgaaaTAGTGGGCATTGCAATGGGCtacccagggaggtggtggaagCAAAAAGACTGggtgtggcactcagggctgtggtTTAGTTGATAAGGTGGTGttaggtcataggttggacttgatgatctgaaaggtcttttccagcttagctaattctgtgattctgtgccctgcaggaacGGCTGGTGGTGGAGAAGCTTagctgattctgtgattctgtgccctgcaggaacGGCTGGTGGTGGAGAATGCAGACTGGCTGGTCGTGGTGCCATACTGGGCTACCTGGCCATACcagaccctgctgctgccccgcCGCCATGTCTGTCGCCTCCAGGACCTCAGTGACAGTGAGAAGGACAGTGAGTGGCCCTGAGCTTTGTTGCACCCATCCCATGCTCCTTTGTTaggaggcagctgtgctggtgctggagggcTGATGTCCTTGGAGTGGGGGCTGCCAAACCTAGCTGAGGAGGGGAATGGCACCTCTGTTTCTTAGGATAAGAActagttgttttgtttgggtaCAGCCAGTACTGCTGGTGGGACTCGTGTGATGAAGCACGTGGTGCTTCTTGCTTTGGTGGGGTGCCTCACACTGAAGACTGGTGTGACTTTTGGGGTGATGAAGCACGTGGTGCTCCTTGCTTTTGTGGGGggcttctcctgctgcattGCTCAGGCTCCCAGTGCGAGTGGGGAGGGGTGGGAATTCCCAAGTGCATCCCTCCTGCTTGTCACTGATTGATGTCCACCcagggagaggtgctgcaggtaCCCCACTGCACACCTGGCAAGCTGCTGGCCAGCTCGAGGTGTGAATCGCTGTCACTTTTCTGCAGGCCTGGCCTCCATCATGCAGAGGCTGCTCATCAAGTACGACAACCTCTTCGAAGTCTCCTTCCCCTACTCCATGGGCTGGCACGGTGAGTGGTGTGGCTCTGCAAGCCTTCCATCCAtatccctgcctgctccttgcGGCTCTTACCGTGCCTCTACCCCCTGCAGGAGCCCCCACAGGCCCCTacctgcaggaggactgcaggCACTGGCAGCTCCATGCCCACTACTACCCGCCGTTGCTGCGCTCTGCCACCGTCCGCAAGTTCATGGTGGGATACGAGATGCTGGCGCAGGCACAGAGGGACCTCACCCCAGAGCAGGTGAGTGCAGCTCAGAGGGACTGGGGGAGCCAGGGGCttgtgtgccagggctgtcctgggtgcagcccctggctgtcccctgtgctgtgccctgcaggcagctgagcGCTTGAGGAGCCTCCCCGAGGTGCACTACAAGAAGAGGGCTGAGGAGGTgtgatggggagcagcagagcatcctGTCCTCGGATGTGAATGTGAGGGGGGACCTTACTGTTTCCACcactacctgaaaggaggtcaTAGCCGTGTGAGGGGGGACCTTACTGCTTTCCACcactacctgaaaggaggtcaTAGCCAAGTGGGGGTTGGTCTTTTCTCCCAGATAACTAATGACCAGACAAGAGGGACCAGCCTGAAGTTGTGCTAGGGgtggtttagattggatattggggaatatttcttcactgaaagggtggtcagatgttggaacaggctgcccacagaagtggtggaatcactcTGCCtggaagtattaaaaaaaatgtgtaaatgtggCGCTTAGGGCATGATTCAGTGGTGGGATTGACGGTGCTATGCTAACAGTAGAGGTTTGTGTCATTTGGTGTGCTCACTAAGGTCATGAGTCAGCTGGGAGTGGTGAGAACTGGGGTCTGGGAATTCCTGTCAGATATGAGCCCTCTGAGCTCTCAGATTCTCTTGAACCTTGTCACGGCTGGGCTGGTTTTTGGGACTGGTTTTGCCTGTTTGGGGACCCAGAGCCTAATTCTGTGGCATCCTTGCGTAGGTGGTGTTCCTTGTCTCTTTCACCATCCCAGGCTGTGTCTTCTGCCCCCATAGCATGCTCCTACCACCACTTAAGGGCTAACCCTCCTTACTAGTCCAGTCTCACTGGTGGGACTGGGAGTTCTGCCCCGTGGAGGGGTACAACCCTCCTGGACAATAAAACCTGGAAGCAAAGTGCCTCTACCTGTGCTCTTGTGGCTCTTAGCTCTAGGTGGgagttttggggtctctggTGAAGACCCCCAGCTGCTGGTGAGGGGTAACACGGGGCTCAGATGACGTGCTGGCAGCCCTATACCTGttgctcctgtccctgcccttgcgctgcctcctcttcctccctgggGGGAGCTCTGAGTCTGTCTCTGAGTGCTGCAGGCTTGTGGAGGAGTGGGAAACGGGGTGGAGGAATGGATGCAGCCCAAGGCTTAGCTGGAAGAGGGCTGAGCACTGCAGACTTGCTGCACggaggctgctggctgagatgctcagccctggagctgctcctcttaATCCTCTCTGggtggggctgctgggcagcagccctCATGCTGCCTGCTGGGGTGCAGGTTCATCACTcacctgggggctgctggggagtcctgttcttttcctgctgctgctcccctcctcaCTCTGCCTACCCATGGGGTGGGATAGGGGCAGCTTGGACCCCGGGCCAAACTGGGGGATATTCTGTTCATCTCTGTCTGTGCTTTCGACCCATTCCCTCCAGGAAAGCCCTGGGACTCTGCAGGGGTAGGTGATGGACAGTGATGCCATCATGGCTGATGTGGGGGATGCCAAGCACTATGTACCCTCACTCTTCACAGATAGTTTTTATTTGTCACTAATGAGCCATTCCCACAACTCTCTAATGAGACCCCTCTCCTTGTCAAGTGAGTGTGCTCCTGGGGGCTAGAAATACCTTGCAAGGAGAGAGATGCTCTGCTCCTACCTCCAAGACGACAGTTTGTGGGGAGGACCGTATTCCCTGTGCCCCAACCATGCATTGCTCCCCATCTGGATCCATGGGGCTGGGACAAATGGAAAAGCCTCCTGGCCTGTATGACGCTGGATGCCCTCCTACATGCTGATCCTGTCTTTCTGCCTGATTGCCACACCCCAGAGCCCACGAACTGCCCTCCCCTGGCCTCAGTGCTCCCCAGGTGCTccggggctgtggggagcagctggtggctgACCCTTGAGCTTGGAGCCGTCATCGTACACAGCATCCCTCACCAGGGCATCggggctgcccagctgggaCCCTGGCCTCTCACAAAACTGATTTCTGCCGTCCTGGGACAAGCAGAGTCCGTTCGGTCTCCGCCACCATCCCGATCGTGAGCTTTTTCCATTGCAGCAAGGGCCTCCGCTCCAACTTCCCCGTTTATTCTCCAGGGCCCGGGGAAAGCGGCAACAAATTGCCTTAAGTGTGGCAATGGAGCTCGGGGTAATTAGCCGCTGAACCGGTTGTAACGAAGCTAGTCATCTCCCTGCTCGCGCAGTTAGCTCTGATTTAATGGCCCGGCGGCtcccagcccggggggggggggggggggggggggggggggggggggggggggggggggggggggggggggggggggggggggggggggggggggggggggggggggggggggggggggggggggggggggggggggggggggggggggggggggggggggggggggggggggggggggggggggggggggggggggggggggggggggggggggggggggggggggggggggggggggggggggggggggggggggggggggggggggggggggggggggggggggggggggggggggggggggggggggggggggggggggggggggggggggggggggggggggggggggggggggggggggggggggggggggggggggggggggggggggggggggggggggggggggggggggggggggggggggggggggggggggggggggggggggggggggggggggggggggggggggggggggggggggggggggggggggggggggggggggggggggggggggggggggggggggggggggggggggggggggggggggggggggggggggggggggggggggggggggggggggggggggggggggggggggggggggggggggggggggggggggggggggggggggggggggggggggggggggggggggggggggggggggggggggggggggggggggggggggggggggggggggggggggggggggggggggggggggggggggggggggggggggggggggggggggggggggggggggggggggggggggggggggggggggggggggggggggggggggggggggggggggggggggggggggggggggggggggggggggggggggccggcggcTCCCAGCCCGGGCAGCCGCGCCTCGGCCCGCGGCCGTAAATGGAACTCGCAGTTAAGTCAAGCGGTATTAAACTTTACAGTCGCCGTCTTTAAAAACGGGACTCTCTCCAATAAATCAGGGCTAGTGGGATTGTAAATATCGAGGCAGGATCCATATTGCTTAATTAAACAGCGCCTAATGAACAGCCTGTTTGTTGTGCTGTGATTTAGGATGGAGGCTGGGGAGGCAGTGcgtgctggggagggctggtGCCCGTGCCAGGGTGCCCTCTGCTGCAGCTACCAGCTGCTCAAGCTTATCTGCTGCTAAAAAAATCTCAGGGATGGCCTGAGagttaggggttttttaatgattttttttttttcagttaaaacaCATCCCCCCCCATCTCCCCCCCCAAAATCTGAAACACAGTGAAAGCAGCAGTtagatgaggaagaggaggggggTACACCCAGATGTGAGAGCTTGACCCTGGTTATGCTGAGCTCCCCCCTTCCTCACAAGACATCCAACCTCCTCTTGCCTTCATACTTTTAGCTTGTGCACGGGGGTGTGAAAAGCTGGAAGGGAGCAATGAGCCtttcctgtggcacagggaggcaTCAGAGTGGTGcaaatggagctgctggggatggaaagGCATTGCAATTCATAGGAACCATTGCTGATGTGCTGTAAAGCCCAAAGTCTTTTATATTTTGGTAGTTGCAGTCCAGTTGtaattaaaaagtgatttattgCAGGGAGATTAAAAAAGTCTAGCTGATGAGGGACGAGGGAGTGGAGGGCCCGCAGGGTATCCTGCTGTTGTTCTTGACGGGGAGCATCCAAGGGGAACTGAGGCCCATTGGGGTTCCCTGTAAGGATGTTACTTGACGCTATTTCATTTCTGTAGGGCAGCTGttggaaatcctgggaaaagtATCTCTGTGACTGGGTCATCCTTGTCCTGAGTCTCCATCTCCCAGAATGAGGGCAGAAATGTTCTCTGCAAtcactgccctgagctgctgtggaagggtgagcagggcaggtgatgGAGAGAGTGAGAGGAACTCAGGCATggaattaatgaattaaaacCCACTGGGGTCCCATAGAGGTGTTTGCACCCTCTGTAGTGCATTAATGGATCTGTGAGGGTTTAGGAAAGGGACAAaatgctgctgcactgggctggcACAAGCTGTGTTCTGCAAGGAGTGAGGGGTACACCAggtgggggatgcagagatgcttGAAGGAGCATGGgcaggaatttattttcatttctgtcctGCTTCTGATGCCACTGAAAGAAATGGATCAATCTGCCAAGGAATGTGGGTTCCCCAAAGCTCCTGGAGTTTTTCTCTACTGAAACGAGCCGGgttgcagcagtggctgtgtccATTGTTGTGCCTGCCCTGCATGTTTGGGAGGCCCagagcactcccagctctgacACTGACTCCTCCTGTGGCCATGGGTGAGGCCAGTCTGGGAGGCAGCCCTGGTGGGCACAAGCACTTCATGGTAGAGGGCAACTGCAGGTCCATCACTTTAGGATGGGTATCCATGTCCTTGGCACCTGccaaaggctgcagagctgcaggcaagCTGAAGATCTTGAGGCCCCAGTCCTGCCCacccctcttcctcttcccccagccttCCAGTGCAGGTGAGACAATAAAATACTGAGCAAAGGAAGTTAATCTGTGACTGGTGTGTTttaatcagaaagaaaagttacGAGTCAAGgcctgctggctcctgccacGCTGCAGTTTTACTGTCTAATGGCTGTCATTTCATTCCAGTTTTACTATTGGATTTGCCCTTATTGTTGAGTTTCTCCttgtctgctgctgcctgtgattGAGTATGGGTTTTGGCGACAgaataaggaagaaattaatacatttttaggaggaagagaggaaggatgaaaggaagaaatggaagaaaggaggaggaaaggaaggagacGAGTGTGGGAAACGGGGGGGAGAGAAGGCTAAATCCCTctcatttctattaaaatacataatcaTGCACTTACCATGAAAACAATTAATGATTTTAAGCAGATGCTAAACACTCTGCCCTGAAGCAGATGGGCTCCATGCAGTGGGGACATTTTGTGTGCCAGGAGAATGCAAATCAAAACTCAGACCCCTTTTAGATCTTGTCTTAGCTGGCCATGCAaggggcagctggggcagcaaaGAACACCCAGTTTGTCCTTGGACACGTGGTGCATCTTCCCAGGGTTTGGCAGCTTCCTTGACAGGAGTTAAGACTAGCAGGGATCAGTTTTGGAGGTGTTTTGCCCGTGTTTCAGACAACTGgtgtgttttcctctgctgatgGTCACTGAGTCCTTCCTGCAAGGCATTTTCAGAGCCCTTGGGGACCATGAGTTGTGGAATGGCTGCTGGTCCCAGGTGGACACAATGGGATGCGTGGATGATGCCTAGCAACCTCTGCATGGACTTCAGGATGCTAGCCCCAGGGGTGGAATTTAGTTGGTTAATCATCTGATAATTAAATACTggtaattaaattaaattaatacaaGTAATTAAACACTGTCACATTACAGCATCCATGTGGTCAATAAGCACTGGCCTTCCAAATTTCCTGCATGCCTGGTGTTGGGGAGGCACCTTGGGACTTCAGCTCTTGGCAGTGGGGACCTGTCATTGCATGTGTTTTGAGCCTTTCCCATCCTGGGACCCCATCCCAAAGTCAGTGGCCTCTGTTTAGAGCCAGAGAAACAACAGGAGCATCCAGATTCCAGCTGGATTCAACCCAAACAAAActctggggatggaggggagcaGGTGTGGGTGAGAGAGCAGGGTCTGGGATAGGGGCAGCTGAAGGAAAGGTGATCTTTGACTGCCAGAGGGAGTTATCCACCAGCAGTGGGAGAAGGCTGGAGCCCTTGCAGCACCCAGGGTCTGGCGTGGCTGAGATTGAgcaccctggctgtgcctggctcacccctgctgctggagccagctgtGAAAGCTCACAGACATCTGTGCCTGCCCCGTGGGGAGGATCCCCCTTCATCCTGTGCTCCAGAGAAGAAATCTCTACATTTTTGCTAATTATCATGAGTAATGCTGAGAAGTCTGCTGCaaagcc
This genomic interval from Ficedula albicollis isolate OC2 chromosome Z, FicAlb1.5, whole genome shotgun sequence contains the following:
- the GALT gene encoding galactose-1-phosphate uridylyltransferase, whose amino-acid sequence is MEPSLRAVERGGAELEGAGPDGVPAVGRMEPSLRAAERGGRFRASEHQHVRYNPLRDDWVLVSAHRVKRPWQGQLEKPPPEDVPRWDPKNPLCPGATRANGEVNPNYEGTFVFPNDFPALQPDAPEPDDSDHPLFRAAPARGVCKVMCFHPWSDLTLPLMSLPEIRAVIDAWAELATELGASYPWVQIFENKGAMMGCSNPHPHCQVWASSFLPNEACLEDRTQRQHLSQHGIPMLLEYAEQEAGRKERLVVENADWLVVVPYWATWPYQTLLLPRRHVCRLQDLSDSEKDSLASIMQRLLIKYDNLFEVSFPYSMGWHGAPTGPYLQEDCRHWQLHAHYYPPLLRSATVRKFMVGYEMLAQAQRDLTPEQAAERLRSLPEVHYKKRAEEV